In Paenibacillus kyungheensis, the following are encoded in one genomic region:
- a CDS encoding type A2 lanthipeptide yields MKELFVDFSAVEDITEVELQEAVAPSEGWITTLTDDCPNSIIVCC; encoded by the coding sequence ATGAAAGAATTATTTGTAGATTTTTCAGCAGTCGAAGATATTACAGAAGTGGAGTTACAAGAAGCAGTAGCTCCAAGCGAAGGATGGATTACAACTTTGACAGACGATTGCCCGAACTCCATTATTGTTTGCTGTTAA
- a CDS encoding ATP-binding protein, which yields MAIYVLSYIKMTNVKGSVILNQFANLLLLYSWQILLMFGKDPFFYYIVIFLNVIVSYTLLRFLLRFIFQDSAYMHKKQVDWILKVISFLTLISIYNKQLYSIMFFWQWVISGILIVITIFKNKKRIKFFLNKQSKSLTYALMMTAIPFGTYILFMDKAKNVFTNLVFYFIFIFPLYAVYSIVKHNAKGFIQLTQLSSLHKWMMIVVSIIGVGLIGQVFGVAPLFYMIVFHSIVWLSIFYYLLLYKQIKQSLEVKQSTHQKQFDSYVGRVAQVAKEEQLKKNFSNYLHDEILQDLLAVKNMMNKSNKVEVQQMITDTLTELNKSIRNQMQEYHPTLLSSLTLKQNYENLLQIIKKTHANQKIIVAFNCKDDLFLVEPYQFIFYRLIKELTTNAFKHSHGSQIWIKLTQHMEQVELIVEDDGVGLDPTEYKHSQGYRGLYSIQEQITLLEGEMKFGIRKPHGLSIQIILQMKGEQSYEYFINR from the coding sequence ATGGCTATCTATGTTTTATCGTATATTAAAATGACGAATGTAAAAGGAAGTGTGATTTTAAATCAGTTTGCGAATTTATTATTGTTATATTCGTGGCAAATTCTTTTGATGTTTGGTAAAGATCCATTTTTTTATTACATAGTGATCTTTTTAAATGTGATTGTGTCTTATACTCTATTGCGTTTTTTGTTACGCTTTATTTTTCAAGATTCTGCTTATATGCATAAAAAACAAGTGGATTGGATATTAAAAGTGATTTCCTTCTTAACGTTAATCTCTATTTACAATAAGCAACTGTATTCAATCATGTTTTTCTGGCAATGGGTGATTAGTGGAATTTTAATTGTAATCACAATATTTAAAAATAAAAAACGTATCAAGTTTTTTCTGAATAAACAATCCAAAAGTCTAACTTATGCGCTGATGATGACAGCTATTCCTTTTGGTACTTATATTTTATTTATGGATAAAGCCAAAAATGTATTTACCAATCTTGTATTCTATTTTATTTTTATTTTTCCATTATATGCAGTCTACAGTATTGTAAAACATAATGCTAAAGGATTTATACAACTTACACAGCTCAGTTCATTGCACAAATGGATGATGATCGTAGTATCTATTATAGGTGTCGGGTTGATCGGTCAAGTATTCGGAGTAGCTCCTTTATTTTATATGATCGTTTTTCACTCTATAGTCTGGTTGTCAATCTTTTACTATCTGTTGCTTTACAAACAAATCAAACAGTCTTTAGAAGTCAAGCAATCAACACACCAGAAGCAATTTGATTCTTATGTCGGTCGAGTAGCACAAGTAGCAAAAGAAGAACAACTCAAAAAAAATTTTTCTAATTATCTGCATGATGAAATATTACAAGATTTATTAGCTGTCAAAAATATGATGAACAAATCGAATAAAGTGGAAGTACAACAGATGATTACAGATACGTTAACAGAGTTAAATAAATCAATTCGCAATCAGATGCAAGAGTATCATCCAACGTTACTCAGCTCATTAACACTCAAGCAAAATTATGAAAATCTGCTTCAAATTATAAAAAAGACACATGCCAATCAAAAGATCATAGTTGCATTTAATTGTAAAGATGATTTGTTTTTAGTTGAACCCTATCAATTTATTTTTTACCGCTTAATCAAAGAACTTACTACTAATGCGTTTAAACATTCGCATGGAAGTCAGATCTGGATCAAATTGACACAGCATATGGAGCAGGTTGAGTTAATAGTAGAAGATGATGGAGTCGGTCTAGATCCTACCGAATATAAGCATAGCCAGGGATACAGAGGATTGTATTCTATTCAAGAACAGATTACCTTGTTGGAAGGTGAAATGAAGTTTGGTATACGTAAGCCCCATGGATTGAGTATTCAAATTATACTTCAAATGAAAGGTGAGCAATCTTATGAATATTTTATTAATCGATGA
- a CDS encoding SMI1/KNR4 family protein, whose amino-acid sequence MELELSQLGSCEFYPPAENSTIRDAEKWMNTTFPKALKQLWKKSDGLYTDEGVLIYGAEQIAERNQTWETDLYAEGYVAVGDDSGGRVLIMLAEAGAKDVWIVDGGSMSPDDGIHVTDHFIRWVNQGLELGESEEEEYIDDDEDID is encoded by the coding sequence ATGGAATTAGAATTGTCTCAATTAGGATCATGTGAATTTTATCCACCGGCTGAAAATAGTACGATTCGTGATGCAGAGAAATGGATGAATACGACATTTCCCAAAGCTTTAAAACAATTATGGAAAAAAAGTGATGGATTATATACAGATGAAGGCGTATTGATCTATGGAGCAGAACAAATTGCAGAACGTAATCAGACATGGGAGACCGATCTGTATGCAGAAGGATATGTAGCTGTTGGTGACGATAGCGGCGGCAGAGTATTGATTATGCTAGCTGAAGCAGGAGCGAAAGACGTATGGATTGTGGATGGCGGAAGTATGAGCCCTGATGATGGAATACATGTTACAGATCATTTTATCCGGTGGGTAAATCAAGGGTTAGAATTAGGGGAATCTGAAGAAGAGGAATACATAGACGATGATGAAGATATAGATTAA
- a CDS encoding response regulator transcription factor has translation MNILLIDDHILFAKSLEIAFEDYSEVSSFRSVQEVAEMMKMIEVKRPDILLVDINLSNISEEDGLIVAESVSKVYPDLNIVILTGFDLPVYRYEAKKAGARGFINKNVSPDQLLHILLHIHAGCTYFPDEEEEIEQLTEQETKILQMLSDGYKREEVADSLFISKRTVSNHIQHIFDKLHVSSALEAVTKGIKLGYVKTYKQS, from the coding sequence ATGAATATTTTATTAATCGATGATCATATATTATTTGCAAAAAGTTTGGAAATTGCTTTTGAAGATTATTCAGAAGTCAGTAGCTTTCGATCGGTACAAGAAGTAGCAGAAATGATGAAGATGATAGAGGTAAAACGTCCAGATATTTTATTAGTAGATATCAATTTAAGCAATATTAGTGAAGAGGACGGATTGATCGTAGCTGAATCGGTATCAAAAGTATATCCAGATTTGAATATAGTGATTTTGACAGGATTTGACCTTCCGGTCTACCGTTATGAAGCGAAAAAAGCAGGAGCACGTGGATTTATCAACAAAAATGTATCTCCTGATCAGTTGTTACATATCTTGCTTCATATTCATGCAGGCTGTACATATTTTCCCGATGAAGAAGAAGAGATCGAGCAACTGACTGAGCAAGAGACCAAAATTTTGCAAATGTTAAGCGATGGGTACAAACGAGAAGAGGTCGCAGATAGCCTATTTATTAGTAAACGTACGGTATCTAATCATATTCAACATATTTTTGATAAATTGCATGTCAGTTCAGCATTAGAAGCTGTAACTAAAGGGATCAAATTAGGGTATGTCAAAACATATAAGCAGTCATAG
- the add gene encoding adenosine deaminase has translation MNIHLNGIDISSLPKIDLHVHLDGSLRPQTVLDLAESHGVQLPTTDKHALLSHMQVNEDCSSLQDYLSKFHFTTRFLQTAIALERVAFEIVEKANRHHCKYIEIRFAPQLHRERGLYTEEVIHYVLAGLKRGEQQFGVRARGIAICMRHHDHQQNMEVIHAASKYIGKGLVAVDLAGDEASYPPELFREIFAASHRRDIPVTIHAGEAAGAANIHEAVSNLGATRIGHGVRLQEAPEIMDMMIARQIPLEMCPVSNIQTKAVSNWESYPIRDYFERGLMITVNTDNPGVSGTSMTKEYRILAERFGFTTSELGQIAMNGAHAAFLEESEKAKLKRELREEFASLGISV, from the coding sequence ATGAATATTCATCTGAACGGTATTGATATATCTTCTCTGCCCAAAATAGATTTACATGTTCATCTGGATGGAAGCTTACGCCCGCAGACAGTACTTGATTTAGCTGAAAGTCATGGGGTTCAATTGCCGACGACAGATAAGCATGCATTACTCTCCCATATGCAGGTAAATGAAGATTGTAGTAGTCTGCAAGACTATTTAAGCAAATTTCATTTTACAACTCGCTTTTTACAAACGGCTATTGCGTTAGAACGGGTCGCTTTTGAAATTGTAGAAAAAGCAAACAGACATCATTGTAAATATATCGAAATTCGCTTTGCTCCTCAATTGCATCGGGAACGCGGACTTTATACAGAAGAAGTGATTCATTATGTGCTTGCAGGTCTGAAGCGCGGTGAACAACAGTTCGGTGTGCGAGCACGTGGTATCGCGATCTGCATGCGTCATCATGATCATCAACAAAATATGGAAGTGATTCATGCTGCTTCAAAATATATAGGCAAAGGTCTGGTTGCTGTCGATCTAGCCGGTGATGAAGCGTCATATCCACCCGAGTTGTTTCGTGAGATTTTTGCAGCTTCTCATCGCAGAGATATTCCAGTTACGATTCATGCTGGAGAAGCGGCAGGAGCTGCTAATATTCATGAAGCAGTATCCAATCTAGGCGCTACTCGAATCGGTCATGGCGTACGATTGCAAGAAGCACCAGAGATTATGGATATGATGATTGCCCGTCAGATTCCGCTTGAAATGTGTCCGGTGAGCAATATTCAGACCAAAGCGGTATCCAACTGGGAAAGCTACCCAATTCGTGATTATTTTGAACGTGGATTGATGATTACAGTAAATACTGATAATCCTGGTGTATCTGGAACAAGTATGACCAAAGAATATCGTATTTTAGCAGAGCGCTTCGGGTTCACTACATCGGAATTAGGTCAAATCGCTATGAATGGAGCTCATGCTGCTTTTCTAGAAGAAAGTGAAAAAGCGAAGTTAAAGCGAGAATTACGAGAAGAATTTGCCAGCTTGGGCATTTCAGTGTGA
- a CDS encoding nucleotidyltransferase domain-containing protein, whose product MPVTQAMTSIIQTELKRIEQEQQVRILYACESGSRAWGFPFQDSDYDVRFIYVHPPEWYLSIFNRRDVIEYPISEQLDINGWDLRKALNLFRKSNPPLIEWLHSPIPYTENSSLAERIRNVSSTHFSPRVCMYHYLHMAKGNFRGYLQGDTVKIKKYFYVLRPILACLWIDQKGTMPPVGFDELIEEMLPTGQLRSDIDELLTRKKAGEEFHLELKILSIQSFLNDMIDILEQQVVHMSTLEQLQDDLLDQLFREALQYAYPNEVSLL is encoded by the coding sequence ATGCCCGTTACTCAAGCCATGACTTCTATCATTCAGACTGAATTAAAACGTATTGAACAAGAACAACAAGTTCGTATTTTATATGCCTGTGAATCAGGTAGTCGTGCATGGGGGTTCCCTTTTCAAGATAGCGATTATGATGTGCGCTTTATTTATGTTCATCCTCCAGAATGGTATTTGTCGATTTTTAACAGGCGAGACGTGATTGAATATCCGATCAGTGAGCAGTTAGATATTAACGGTTGGGACTTGCGTAAAGCACTAAATCTATTCCGCAAATCCAATCCGCCATTGATAGAATGGTTGCACTCTCCTATTCCATATACAGAAAATAGTTCACTTGCTGAGCGAATTCGAAACGTATCATCAACTCATTTTTCTCCGCGTGTTTGCATGTATCACTACCTGCATATGGCAAAAGGAAACTTCCGTGGATACTTGCAAGGGGATACTGTGAAGATCAAAAAATACTTTTATGTATTGCGTCCGATCTTAGCTTGCCTGTGGATAGATCAAAAAGGAACCATGCCGCCTGTAGGCTTTGATGAGTTGATCGAAGAAATGTTGCCAACGGGACAATTACGTAGCGATATCGATGAGTTGCTGACTCGCAAAAAAGCAGGCGAAGAATTCCATCTAGAACTAAAAATTCTATCGATCCAGTCTTTTTTAAACGATATGATCGATATTTTAGAACAACAAGTTGTGCATATGTCAACTTTGGAACAATTACAAGATGATCTACTGGATCAGTTATTCCGTGAAGCATTGCAGTATGCCTATCCAAACGAAGTTTCGCTTTTGTAA